Proteins found in one Sphaeramia orbicularis chromosome 8, fSphaOr1.1, whole genome shotgun sequence genomic segment:
- the LOC115424597 gene encoding transmembrane protein 238 — MEPVYRGLGRCACCFWLAVAFDIVGLLVLLLGVFVNVFFYDLLIYAGAIVIFLSLVWWVFWYSGNVEVPPAELEDDVGLLKRHKRGALGGLGGAVRRLSSRVSSGIRTSLRRNGAPAGTGRGSRAHGAPSGSAGTPVQRVSVVMTTVSPVADCEVEMPSTSTQTTAT; from the coding sequence ATGGAACCCGTTTACCGGGGTCTGGGTCGGTGCGCGTGCTGTTTCTGGCTCGCGGTCGCCTTTGACATCGTGGGTCTGCTCGTGCTCCTCCTCGGGGTTTTCGTGAACGTGTTCTTCTATGACCTGCTCATCTACGCAGGCGCCATCGTCATCTTCCTCAGCCTGGTCTGGTGGGTGTTCTGGTACTCCGGGAACGTGGAGGTCCCCCCTGCGGAGCTGGAGGATGATGTGGGCTTACTGAAGAGGCACAAGAGGGGGGCCCTGGGGGGGCTGGGCGGGGCGGTCCGCCGTCTGTCCAGCCGCGTGTCCAGCGGGATCCGGACTTCACTGAGACGGAACGGAGCGCCCGCCGGCACCGGCCGAGGGTCCCGGGCGCACGGGGCGCCTTCCGGGTCCGCGGGGACCCCGGTGCAGCGTGTGTCCGTTGTCATGACAACCGTGAGCCCAGTAGCGGACTGTGAGGTGGAGATGCCGAGCACCTCAACACAGACCACGGCCACATGA